The following coding sequences are from one Granulicella arctica window:
- a CDS encoding acyl-CoA desaturase: protein MLGRLTHDRTFTQPVVWVTTFFMVAFHIGAIVALFFFTWKAFFVAMVLWWVAGGAGIGMGYHRLLTHRGYKTPKWVEYVLTVCATLTLEGGPIFWVAVHRMHHQNTDKEGDPHSPQDGAFWAHVGWLLTGQTMHNDAAALLPFVPDLRKDKFHVWISRWHWVPITTLGIILLAVGGWPFLLWGIFFRTVLGLHSTWLVNSATHMWGSRRFATADTSRNSLWVALLTFGEGWHNNHHAHPQSSRHGLAWYEFDPNWYGISVLRMMGLAWDVKARSLNTPIEVVVS, encoded by the coding sequence ATGCTCGGGCGCTTAACACACGATAGGACGTTTACACAGCCGGTCGTCTGGGTCACGACCTTCTTCATGGTGGCTTTTCACATCGGCGCGATCGTTGCGCTCTTTTTTTTCACCTGGAAGGCGTTCTTCGTTGCGATGGTATTGTGGTGGGTCGCCGGCGGAGCTGGTATCGGCATGGGATACCATCGCCTGCTCACGCATCGAGGATATAAGACGCCCAAATGGGTGGAGTATGTGCTGACGGTATGCGCCACGCTCACGCTCGAGGGTGGTCCGATTTTCTGGGTCGCCGTCCATCGCATGCATCATCAGAACACGGATAAAGAAGGTGATCCGCACTCTCCTCAGGACGGTGCTTTCTGGGCGCACGTCGGCTGGCTTCTGACTGGCCAAACCATGCATAACGACGCAGCGGCTCTCCTCCCGTTCGTTCCTGATCTCCGCAAGGACAAGTTCCACGTGTGGATCAGCCGCTGGCATTGGGTGCCGATCACGACGCTCGGCATCATCCTGCTTGCTGTTGGCGGGTGGCCCTTTCTGCTATGGGGCATCTTCTTTCGGACGGTGCTGGGGCTTCATTCCACCTGGCTGGTCAACTCCGCGACGCACATGTGGGGTTCGCGGCGGTTCGCCACAGCCGATACATCGCGAAATAGCCTCTGGGTGGCTCTACTGACCTTTGGCGAGGGATGGCACAACAATCACCATGCCCATCCGCAGTCCTCGCGCCACGGTTTGGCGTGGTACGAGTTCGACCCCAATTGGTATGGCATCTCCGTGCTACGCATGATGGGTCTGGCATGGGATGTCAAGGCTCGGAGCCTTAACACCCCCATCGAAGTCGTTGTGTCGTAG
- a CDS encoding ChbG/HpnK family deacetylase encodes MAARLIINADDFGLTPGVNRAIAELHRAGVLTSATLMATGPAFDDAVSLAKSLPRLGVGCHIVLTDGVPVSSPDEIPTLLGSDRVHFRPSLLDFVRDLLLGKIDEGEIEREALAQIQKLWRAGINVTHVDTHKHTHLFPRVAGPLIGIIRRTSFVAIRNPFEPEFARRLPHTGLKRRLQIALLNGFKTRFEKLATHTASTDGTVGISATGSLNATTLQQVFSSLPNEGTFELVCHPGYHDADLDRVTTRLRTHREIEREALLSEVPKILSIPQPPELIHYGSLTAK; translated from the coding sequence ATGGCTGCCCGCCTCATCATTAACGCAGACGACTTCGGCCTTACCCCAGGTGTCAACCGCGCCATCGCCGAGCTTCATCGAGCAGGCGTCCTCACCTCAGCTACCCTGATGGCCACCGGTCCTGCCTTCGACGACGCAGTGTCGCTTGCTAAATCTCTTCCCAGGCTCGGCGTTGGCTGTCATATCGTCCTGACCGATGGTGTCCCTGTCTCATCGCCTGACGAGATCCCGACTCTTCTTGGCTCCGACCGCGTCCACTTCCGGCCTTCGTTGCTCGACTTCGTCCGCGACCTGCTGCTCGGCAAGATCGACGAAGGGGAGATCGAACGCGAAGCCCTCGCGCAGATTCAGAAGCTCTGGCGCGCAGGCATCAATGTGACGCACGTCGATACGCACAAGCACACCCACCTGTTTCCTCGTGTGGCTGGTCCGCTTATCGGGATCATCAGGCGCACATCTTTCGTGGCTATTCGCAATCCTTTCGAGCCGGAGTTCGCGCGACGCCTGCCGCATACCGGTCTAAAGCGCCGTTTGCAGATCGCTCTGCTCAACGGCTTCAAGACTCGTTTCGAAAAACTCGCGACGCACACGGCAAGCACAGACGGTACCGTCGGCATCTCCGCTACTGGGAGCCTCAACGCAACGACGCTGCAACAGGTTTTCAGCTCTCTACCGAATGAAGGTACCTTCGAGCTGGTCTGCCATCCCGGCTACCACGACGCCGATCTCGACCGCGTCACGACACGGCTTCGCACTCACAGAGAGATCGAGCGCGAGGCGCTGCTCAGTGAAGTGCCGAAAATCTTATCCATCCCTCAGCCTCCCGAACTCATCCACTATGGGAGCCTCACAGCGAAGTGA
- the bshA gene encoding N-acetyl-alpha-D-glucosaminyl L-malate synthase BshA has product MKIGITCYPTYGGSGVVATELGIELAARGHDIHFITSSQPFRLTGRESNIHFHEVSVSNYPLFEYPPYDLALATRMAEVAEFYSLDLLHVHYAIPHSVSALLARQMLVARGRTLPFITTLHGTDITLVGLDRSYLPITKFAIEQSDGVTSISSYLRDRTREAFNVSSEIEVIRNFVNCDVYSPDAAKIAAMRPRFAASEEKLLAHLSNFRPVKRVTDVVEVFARVSHAMPARLMLIGDGPDRSAAEYLAHRLGVRDRIHFLGKQENVNDLLPLADLMIMPSEMESFGLAALEAMACGVPAIATRVGGVPELIDDQINGLLFPIGDVEAMATAAIDLLHDEPRLSTMAAAARKTAQDRFCASRIIPLYEDYYQRVIDRTSTHP; this is encoded by the coding sequence ATGAAGATCGGAATCACCTGTTATCCCACGTACGGCGGCTCCGGCGTCGTTGCCACGGAGCTCGGCATCGAGCTCGCCGCACGCGGTCACGACATTCACTTCATCACCTCATCGCAACCCTTCCGGCTCACCGGGCGCGAGTCGAACATCCACTTCCATGAGGTCTCGGTCTCGAACTATCCCCTGTTCGAATACCCTCCCTACGATCTCGCGCTCGCAACGCGCATGGCCGAGGTCGCGGAGTTCTACTCGCTCGATCTGCTCCACGTCCACTACGCTATTCCGCACTCCGTCAGCGCTTTGCTTGCCCGTCAGATGCTCGTCGCCCGCGGACGCACCCTGCCCTTCATCACCACCCTCCACGGGACAGACATCACCCTCGTCGGTCTCGACCGCTCCTACCTTCCCATCACCAAGTTCGCCATCGAACAATCCGACGGTGTTACCAGCATCTCCAGCTATCTGCGCGACCGCACCCGGGAAGCCTTCAACGTCTCGTCCGAGATCGAGGTCATCCGCAACTTCGTCAACTGCGATGTCTACAGTCCCGACGCCGCAAAGATCGCCGCCATGCGTCCGCGCTTTGCAGCTTCGGAAGAAAAGCTCCTGGCCCATCTCTCGAACTTCCGTCCGGTCAAACGCGTCACCGATGTCGTCGAGGTCTTTGCACGCGTCTCCCATGCCATGCCTGCCCGCCTGATGCTCATCGGCGATGGTCCGGATCGCTCCGCCGCTGAGTACCTTGCGCATCGTCTCGGTGTCCGTGACCGCATCCACTTTCTCGGCAAGCAGGAGAACGTCAACGACCTGCTCCCGCTCGCTGACCTGATGATCATGCCCTCGGAGATGGAGTCCTTCGGGCTCGCAGCGCTTGAGGCTATGGCCTGCGGTGTCCCGGCAATTGCCACACGTGTCGGCGGCGTACCTGAGCTGATCGACGATCAGATCAACGGCCTGCTCTTTCCGATCGGCGACGTCGAAGCCATGGCGACGGCAGCCATCGACCTGCTCCACGACGAACCCCGCCTCAGCACCATGGCCGCAGCAGCTCGCAAGACCGCACAGGACCGCTTCTGCGCTAGTCGCATCATTCCGCTCTACGAGGATTACTATCAGCGCGTCATCGACCGCACCAGCACCCACCCCTGA
- a CDS encoding RNA polymerase sigma factor, with translation MPSHEQTIAEQDLFIAEALKRDEPRLRSFIRKRVLDTGDAEDVLQDVFYELIEAYRMMKPVEQVTAWLFRVARNRITDLFRRQKPVSLSDSIGGDEESPVLEDLLPSEDAGPDAIYARNVLFEALDEALDELPETQREVFIAHEFLGRSFKELSEETGTSVNTLLSRKRYAVLQLQQRLLEMDESFGTK, from the coding sequence ATGCCCAGTCATGAGCAGACGATCGCCGAACAGGACCTCTTCATTGCAGAGGCATTGAAGCGGGACGAGCCACGGCTGCGAAGTTTTATTCGCAAACGCGTGCTCGATACGGGCGACGCAGAGGATGTGCTTCAAGACGTCTTCTACGAATTAATCGAAGCTTATCGGATGATGAAGCCGGTGGAGCAGGTGACGGCGTGGCTGTTCCGCGTCGCACGCAATCGCATCACCGATCTCTTTCGCAGGCAGAAGCCTGTGTCGTTGAGTGACTCCATCGGTGGTGACGAAGAATCGCCGGTGCTTGAAGATCTCCTGCCCTCGGAGGATGCGGGGCCAGACGCGATCTACGCCCGCAATGTGCTCTTTGAGGCGCTCGACGAAGCGTTGGATGAGCTTCCGGAGACGCAACGCGAGGTGTTTATCGCACATGAGTTTTTGGGCCGCAGCTTTAAAGAGTTGTCGGAAGAGACAGGGACGAGCGTCAATACGCTGCTTTCGCGCAAGCGCTATGCCGTACTCCAGCTGCAACAACGACTGCTGGAGATGGATGAAAGTTTTGGAACGAAATGA
- a CDS encoding histidine kinase: protein MTQADPKLIFITLLVELGVAAAVSTSLGRSTTFKNALLAKNRTPKQTVSLVAMLCVPLMLGVWIRATVPNFLAADISFEATILLGVLIGPLAAMGGGAAMAIPAVLHHEYWALPVNLIVAAVAGVFSRVADPEDVWSFSPMIDLSIYRWVTRNLRHPSLDRQILLLLLITAMQFCTSMLSRFYPHHFFELHSSNWWVELAICFCAPIIVGIPLKIWNAMRTERKLEEQGRLLMEARLDALQRQINPHFLFNTLNSITSLVRSQPELAREMIVKLASILRMLLKEREAFVPFREELDFTDDYLGIEVVRFGQKLQVVKEIAEETLDIVVPSMLLQPLIENSIKHGLEPRISGGTVTLRSRVVDGRLLVEVEDDGVGMAPESNGPAPVSGLVRPGTGIGMKNVRERMEVLYGKEAAVEIVSRPGRGTKVTLLMPILEAGAENWSQAGREALGAANHLLESAVRAMTRG, encoded by the coding sequence GTGACACAGGCTGACCCAAAGCTGATCTTTATCACCCTGCTGGTGGAGCTGGGCGTGGCGGCGGCGGTGTCGACCTCGCTGGGCCGGTCGACGACCTTCAAAAATGCGCTGCTTGCCAAGAACCGGACGCCGAAGCAGACGGTGAGTCTGGTTGCAATGCTGTGCGTTCCGCTCATGCTTGGCGTCTGGATACGGGCGACGGTGCCGAACTTTCTGGCGGCGGATATCTCGTTTGAGGCGACGATCCTGCTGGGTGTGCTGATTGGGCCGCTGGCGGCGATGGGCGGCGGCGCTGCAATGGCGATCCCTGCCGTGCTGCACCACGAGTATTGGGCCTTGCCGGTGAATCTGATTGTAGCGGCGGTTGCCGGAGTATTCAGTAGAGTCGCCGACCCCGAGGATGTGTGGTCATTTTCGCCGATGATCGACCTGAGCATCTATCGCTGGGTGACGCGCAACCTGCGGCACCCGAGTCTGGACAGACAGATTCTGCTGCTGTTGCTGATTACGGCGATGCAGTTCTGCACGAGCATGCTGTCGCGGTTCTACCCGCATCACTTCTTCGAGTTGCACTCGAGCAACTGGTGGGTGGAGCTGGCGATCTGTTTCTGTGCGCCGATCATCGTCGGCATTCCGCTGAAGATCTGGAACGCGATGCGAACAGAACGCAAGCTCGAGGAGCAGGGGCGGCTGCTGATGGAGGCGCGGCTGGACGCGCTGCAACGGCAGATCAATCCGCACTTTTTGTTCAACACACTCAACTCGATCACATCGCTGGTGCGGTCACAGCCGGAGCTGGCTCGCGAGATGATCGTGAAGCTGGCGAGCATTCTGCGCATGTTGCTGAAGGAGCGTGAGGCGTTCGTGCCGTTCCGCGAGGAGCTCGATTTTACAGACGATTATCTTGGGATTGAGGTGGTGCGGTTCGGACAGAAGCTCCAGGTGGTGAAGGAGATCGCCGAGGAGACGCTGGATATCGTCGTGCCCAGCATGCTGCTACAGCCGCTGATCGAGAACAGCATCAAGCATGGCCTCGAGCCGCGCATCAGCGGTGGCACGGTGACGCTGCGCAGCCGCGTCGTGGACGGACGACTATTGGTCGAGGTGGAGGATGACGGCGTGGGCATGGCTCCCGAGAGCAATGGCCCCGCCCCGGTGAGCGGGCTGGTGCGGCCGGGGACCGGCATCGGGATGAAGAACGTGCGCGAGCGGATGGAGGTGCTGTACGGCAAAGAGGCTGCAGTCGAGATCGTCAGCCGCCCCGGACGTGGCACCAAGGTGACGTTGCTGATGCCTATCCTCGAAGCTGGTGCAGAGAACTGGTCGCAGGCCGGAAGAGAGGCGCTTGGAGCAGCTAATCATCTGTTGGAGAGCGCGGTGCGAGCGATGACGCGAGGGTGA
- the ribA gene encoding GTP cyclohydrolase II, with product MPFVSVRQVADADFPSRWGHFRILGFEGLVTNPEPCNDDQPAPASRTESAVALVMGDIHAAPPIIRIHSQCLTGDVFHSLRCDCRQQLELALGLISEAGTGILLYEQQEGRGIGLMAKLRAYELQDQGRDTIEANLELGYKADCRLYELPAAILKLLGLDAVRLITNNPEKVEALELAGIKVIERISAEVPSEPTNERYLETKREKMGHLVS from the coding sequence ATGCCGTTTGTAAGCGTACGCCAGGTCGCCGACGCCGACTTCCCCAGCCGCTGGGGACACTTCCGGATTCTCGGTTTCGAGGGCCTCGTCACCAACCCTGAGCCCTGTAACGACGATCAGCCCGCGCCCGCCAGCCGCACTGAGTCGGCCGTCGCCCTTGTCATGGGCGATATCCACGCCGCGCCGCCCATCATCCGCATCCATTCGCAGTGCCTCACCGGCGACGTCTTCCACTCGCTCCGCTGCGACTGCCGCCAGCAGCTCGAGCTCGCCCTCGGCCTCATCTCCGAGGCTGGAACCGGCATCCTGCTCTACGAGCAACAGGAAGGCCGCGGCATCGGCCTGATGGCCAAGCTCCGCGCCTACGAGCTACAGGACCAGGGCCGCGACACCATCGAGGCCAATCTCGAGCTGGGCTATAAGGCCGACTGCCGTTTGTATGAGCTGCCCGCAGCCATCCTCAAGCTGCTCGGCCTGGACGCCGTCCGCCTCATCACCAACAATCCCGAGAAGGTCGAAGCGCTCGAGCTTGCCGGAATCAAGGTCATCGAGCGCATCTCCGCAGAAGTGCCGAGCGAACCGACCAATGAGCGTTACCTCGAGACCAAGCGCGAAAAGATGGGCCACCTCGTCAGCTGA
- a CDS encoding substrate-binding domain-containing protein produces MRNCKMSLALLAIGAGLLASTGCQRYSKSETYYLISNNLKLNYWKTANDGFVKAAADIGVTARLDGPDTFDPQAEEAAFEKAVAAKPSGILISVADATLMTAEINTAIAAGIPVITMDSDAPGSNRLMFVGTNNLEAGRLGGARLVFKLNGKGNVAFFSMPGQPNLDERLKGYKDVLSSHPDIKVVEVFNVKGDAGSAFDEAQRLVAKTGADKIDAFVSLESTSGKGIADVLRRVSATDRTLIAMDVDADTLKLVNLGEIDSTISQRPYTMGYVGLKQLAEIHHALPQHFGTDYGSDPHSPYPVFIDTGTALVDQTNVDRFMKSGSE; encoded by the coding sequence ATGCGTAATTGCAAAATGAGTCTTGCCCTGCTGGCGATTGGAGCAGGTCTGTTGGCAAGCACCGGGTGCCAACGTTACAGCAAGTCTGAGACCTACTACCTGATTTCGAACAACCTCAAGCTCAACTACTGGAAGACGGCGAACGATGGCTTTGTAAAGGCGGCTGCCGACATTGGCGTAACGGCGCGGTTGGATGGGCCGGATACCTTCGACCCGCAGGCGGAGGAGGCGGCGTTCGAGAAGGCAGTGGCGGCAAAGCCTTCCGGCATTTTGATCTCTGTAGCGGATGCGACGCTGATGACGGCGGAGATCAACACCGCGATCGCGGCCGGGATTCCGGTCATCACGATGGATTCGGATGCACCGGGGAGCAACCGGCTGATGTTTGTCGGCACCAACAACCTCGAAGCCGGGCGGCTTGGAGGAGCGCGACTGGTCTTTAAACTGAATGGCAAGGGCAACGTCGCCTTTTTCTCGATGCCGGGTCAACCAAATCTGGATGAGCGGTTGAAGGGGTATAAGGATGTCCTTTCGAGCCATCCGGACATCAAGGTCGTGGAGGTCTTCAACGTCAAGGGCGACGCCGGCTCTGCGTTCGACGAAGCGCAGAGGCTGGTGGCGAAGACGGGAGCGGATAAGATCGATGCGTTCGTCAGCCTCGAGTCCACCTCGGGCAAGGGGATCGCTGATGTGTTGCGGCGCGTCAGCGCGACCGACCGTACGCTGATCGCGATGGATGTGGACGCCGACACCCTGAAGCTGGTCAACCTGGGTGAGATCGATTCGACGATCTCACAGCGTCCCTACACGATGGGCTATGTGGGATTGAAGCAGCTTGCGGAGATTCACCACGCCCTGCCGCAGCACTTTGGCACGGACTACGGATCGGACCCCCACTCGCCTTATCCCGTGTTCATCGATACGGGAACAGCCCTGGTGGATCAGACTAACGTGGACCGGTTCATGAAGAGCGGATCGGAGTAG
- a CDS encoding DinB family protein, with protein sequence MGQGISQGVEPWLRGTLAEVDAVRRQVLHALELAEEDVARWCGLLTDAEMNARPFGLAPVAFHLRHIARSLDRLLTYAESRQLSGAQMDALRSELAPGAEAAEVIAEVRAGLGEAARRVRQITLGSYEEPRAVGRAMLPSTVGGLLVHCAEHTQRHAGQAVTTAKVVHALRETAIDAYV encoded by the coding sequence ATGGGCCAGGGCATAAGCCAGGGAGTAGAGCCGTGGTTGCGAGGAACGCTGGCGGAGGTCGATGCGGTGCGGCGGCAGGTGCTGCATGCGCTGGAGTTGGCAGAGGAGGATGTCGCGCGCTGGTGCGGGTTGTTGACGGATGCAGAGATGAACGCTCGTCCGTTTGGACTGGCTCCGGTGGCGTTTCATCTGCGGCATATCGCTCGTAGTTTGGACAGGTTGCTGACGTATGCGGAGAGCCGACAGCTCTCCGGAGCCCAGATGGATGCGCTACGGAGTGAACTGGCTCCGGGAGCGGAAGCCGCGGAGGTGATCGCCGAGGTGCGTGCCGGACTAGGCGAGGCGGCGAGGCGAGTGCGGCAGATTACGTTGGGAAGCTATGAGGAGCCACGCGCCGTGGGGCGAGCGATGTTGCCGAGCACAGTCGGTGGCTTGCTAGTGCACTGCGCGGAGCATACGCAGCGGCACGCGGGACAGGCCGTGACGACTGCGAAAGTCGTTCACGCACTGCGCGAAACGGCCATCGACGCATACGTGTGA
- a CDS encoding glycine betaine ABC transporter substrate-binding protein, giving the protein MPASSLLLLCLACAPPRSSRITIGAKNFTEQVVLGELLAQEIEAVTGERVDRRFYLAGSYICQQALVSGRIDGYAEYTGTALTAILKQPLPQVGQRDAATVLRRVSDLYASKYQVSAGPPLGFEDTFAMVVRGDDARRLGLKTISDVAGMLDPTSQGRDVGHPALRLAWRLGVGYEFEERPDGLKGLEAAYGLMFAAPPRVMDLGLLYRVLAEKQVDMVAGNSTDGPIRALGFVVLEDDRHYFPPYEAVPLFRDDSLQRHPGIRIAEDRLAGKVTADDIRAMNDAVDGQHRDVGDVVREFRGKRGL; this is encoded by the coding sequence TTGCCAGCTAGCTCGCTTCTGCTTCTCTGCCTTGCGTGTGCTCCGCCGCGATCTTCGCGGATCACTATCGGCGCGAAGAACTTCACTGAGCAGGTGGTGCTGGGTGAGCTGCTGGCACAGGAGATCGAGGCGGTGACCGGCGAGCGGGTAGACCGGCGTTTCTACCTTGCCGGGAGCTACATCTGCCAGCAGGCGCTGGTGAGCGGGCGAATCGACGGCTATGCGGAGTACACGGGCACGGCGCTGACGGCGATCTTGAAACAGCCGTTGCCACAGGTTGGCCAGAGAGATGCGGCGACGGTACTGCGGCGAGTAAGCGACTTGTATGCAAGCAAATATCAGGTGAGCGCAGGCCCTCCGCTCGGCTTCGAGGACACCTTTGCGATGGTGGTTCGCGGGGACGACGCCAGGCGTCTGGGGCTGAAGACGATCTCGGATGTGGCGGGGATGTTGGACCCCACATCTCAGGGGCGAGATGTGGGGCACCCAGCCCTTCGCTTGGCATGGCGGTTGGGAGTAGGGTATGAGTTTGAGGAGCGGCCCGATGGCTTGAAGGGGCTGGAGGCTGCGTATGGGTTGATGTTTGCCGCGCCGCCGCGCGTGATGGACCTTGGGTTGCTGTATCGGGTGCTTGCGGAGAAGCAGGTGGACATGGTGGCGGGAAACTCGACCGACGGCCCGATCCGGGCACTGGGGTTCGTGGTGTTGGAGGACGACCGGCACTACTTTCCGCCGTATGAGGCGGTGCCGCTGTTTCGTGACGATTCGTTGCAGCGGCATCCAGGGATCAGGATCGCGGAAGACAGATTGGCAGGTAAGGTGACGGCGGATGACATCCGCGCTATGAACGATGCGGTCGACGGCCAGCATCGTGATGTAGGAGATGTCGTGCGGGAGTTTCGCGGGAAGCGAGGGCTGTGA
- a CDS encoding ABC transporter permease — translation MTGLMHFLHAHGWEIGRLTFEHLWLTFFAMLLASGIGLPLGILLTRRPRLARPVIAFANVVQTVPSLALFGLLLPVPWLGENAARLAILALTGYALLPILRNTYAGIGSVDPVFIDVANALGMSSMQKLIKVELPLSASVILAGLRTATVTCVGVATIAAAIGAGGLGELIFRGVASVDNGLVLAGAIPAALLALLADTVLGLLEKKLAVRR, via the coding sequence ATGACGGGACTGATGCATTTTCTGCACGCTCATGGCTGGGAGATCGGGCGGCTGACCTTCGAGCATCTCTGGCTGACGTTCTTTGCCATGCTGCTGGCGTCGGGGATCGGCCTGCCGCTCGGCATCCTGCTCACTCGGAGACCGAGGCTGGCAAGGCCGGTGATTGCGTTTGCGAACGTGGTGCAGACGGTGCCGAGCCTGGCGCTCTTTGGACTCCTGCTACCGGTCCCATGGCTGGGCGAAAACGCCGCTCGACTCGCGATTCTAGCGTTGACGGGATACGCGTTGCTCCCGATTTTGCGGAATACGTACGCCGGTATCGGGAGCGTCGATCCTGTATTCATTGATGTTGCTAATGCTTTAGGAATGAGTTCTATGCAGAAGCTTATTAAGGTAGAGCTTCCGCTTTCGGCGAGCGTTATTCTTGCCGGATTGCGCACTGCAACGGTGACCTGCGTGGGAGTAGCCACGATTGCCGCAGCGATCGGCGCGGGAGGGTTGGGCGAGCTGATCTTTCGCGGCGTGGCCAGCGTCGATAACGGATTGGTGCTGGCGGGGGCAATTCCGGCGGCTCTGCTTGCCTTGCTCGCCGATACGGTATTGGGCCTCCTTGAGAAGAAGCTGGCGGTGCGGCGGTGA
- a CDS encoding ATP-binding cassette domain-containing protein, with the protein MGGVEFAKVSYALPDGRFLLRDISLRLEEGTTTALLGRSGSGKTTLLRMVNGLVMPTAGEVLVAGKATGSSDMVELRRGIGYVIQETGLFPHMTVERNAGLALELAGQDRGAIVARVKDVLIGVGMDLAEFQGRYPWQLSGGQRQRVGLARALATDPAVLLMDEPFGALDPMTRAEMQTMVRQLFERVKKTVLLVTHDLDEALYLAQRVVFLAEGKVVADILAKDVLRSEDPQVKAYVQAVHRGVPV; encoded by the coding sequence ATGGGTGGCGTCGAGTTCGCGAAGGTGAGCTACGCGTTACCTGATGGGCGTTTTCTTTTGCGCGATATCTCGCTGCGGCTCGAGGAAGGGACGACGACTGCGTTGCTGGGGCGCAGCGGATCGGGCAAGACGACGCTGTTGCGGATGGTCAACGGGCTGGTAATGCCGACTGCGGGCGAAGTCCTGGTTGCGGGGAAGGCGACGGGCTCGTCCGACATGGTGGAGCTGCGGCGCGGGATCGGGTATGTGATCCAGGAGACGGGGCTCTTTCCGCACATGACGGTCGAGCGAAACGCCGGACTGGCGTTGGAGCTTGCGGGGCAGGATCGGGGCGCGATCGTAGCCCGGGTTAAGGATGTGTTGATCGGCGTCGGGATGGACCTCGCCGAGTTTCAGGGGCGGTACCCGTGGCAGCTTTCAGGCGGACAGCGGCAGCGGGTAGGGCTGGCGCGGGCGCTCGCAACCGATCCGGCGGTGCTGCTGATGGATGAGCCCTTCGGTGCACTCGACCCCATGACCCGTGCCGAGATGCAGACGATGGTGCGGCAGCTCTTCGAGCGAGTGAAGAAGACCGTGCTGCTGGTGACGCACGATCTGGACGAGGCTCTCTACCTTGCGCAGCGGGTGGTCTTTCTGGCCGAGGGGAAGGTCGTTGCGGATATTCTGGCGAAGGATGTTCTGCGCTCCGAAGACCCGCAGGTAAAGGCATATGTGCAGGCTGTGCATCGAGGGGTGCCGGTATGA
- a CDS encoding ATP-binding protein — protein MRRRSRRGPNDSESTGKIGQELPANQLAPLRPTYPESSPAREADAVPEIPASEPVAAHAESAPRAEAPVSEKKMVIETQPESLATPPDELTPVTKKSPRGYVVLTIGLPGSGKTTWYKRRGVTPLSSDLLRTLLFDDITDQRYQGLVFSTLRSLLRARLIAKMPWNYVDATNLSPHERRQWIKMAKSFEYEVQAVFFDVPLAVCLERNSKRDRQVTDEVMHKMAERLRPPTFKEGFEKITVVRVKGQPGAEPVAAGEQDSAASEPEKTV, from the coding sequence ATGAGACGACGTTCCAGGCGTGGCCCGAATGACTCGGAGTCCACTGGCAAGATTGGGCAGGAACTCCCTGCAAATCAACTGGCACCGTTGAGGCCGACGTATCCGGAATCCAGCCCGGCACGCGAGGCTGATGCTGTACCTGAAATCCCGGCGAGCGAGCCGGTAGCAGCTCACGCTGAATCTGCTCCGCGTGCGGAAGCGCCGGTCAGCGAGAAGAAGATGGTGATCGAAACGCAGCCCGAAAGTCTGGCTACGCCGCCAGACGAGCTGACGCCGGTCACGAAGAAGTCTCCGCGGGGCTATGTCGTGCTGACGATTGGGCTTCCGGGCTCGGGCAAGACGACGTGGTACAAGCGGCGCGGGGTCACACCGCTCTCGAGCGACCTGCTGCGGACGCTGCTCTTCGACGACATCACCGATCAGCGCTATCAGGGGCTGGTGTTCTCGACGCTGCGCTCGCTGCTGCGGGCACGCCTGATCGCCAAGATGCCGTGGAACTATGTGGACGCGACGAACCTATCGCCCCATGAGCGGCGTCAGTGGATCAAGATGGCGAAGAGCTTCGAGTACGAGGTGCAGGCGGTGTTCTTCGATGTACCGTTGGCCGTTTGCCTCGAGCGCAACTCGAAGCGCGACCGGCAGGTGACCGACGAGGTGATGCACAAAATGGCAGAACGTCTGCGGCCTCCGACCTTCAAAGAGGGCTTCGAGAAGATTACGGTTGTCCGCGTGAAGGGGCAGCCGGGAGCGGAGCCTGTAGCTGCCGGAGAGCAGGACAGCGCCGCTTCGGAGCCGGAAAAGACAGTTTAG